caacatgagttgggtactcgggtagagttgagtacagcatttcacccccagatggaCGAACAGTTCGAGCGCaatattcagattcttgaggatatgctttgtgtgtgtgtgtgatggagtttggaggttcttgggatcagttcttgccactgcatgagttttcctacaacaacatctattagtccagcattcatatggcaccgtacgaggctttatatggtaggcggtatagGTCCCTAGTGGGTtgatttgagccgggtgaggctaggttagtgggcacagacttggttcaggatgctttggagaaggttaaggtgattcaggatggaCTCCATACAGcctagtctagacagaagagttacacggaccggaaggtttgtgatgtttcctatatggttggagagcgggttctgctttggaTTTCGCCTATGAagagcgttatgagatttgggaagaaagagaaattgagtccgaggtttattggtccctttgagatattgtggcgtgttggggaggttgcttatgagcttgccttacctcccatcttggtagaagttcatccggtattttatgtttcgatgctccagaagtatcacggtgatctgtcgcacgtgttggatttcaattcagtccagttggacaaggatctatcctatattTAGGAGCCAGTGAAAATATTGGACAggtaggttcggaagttgaggtcaaagaacattgcatcggtgAAGGTTTAGTGGTAGGGTCacccggtcgaggaggcaacctagGAGACTgagtaggatatgcgcagccgttaccctcatcttttcactacttcacatatgtctctatgcttgttcgaggatgaacgaatgtttaagtgtaggaggatgtaatgacccggccggtcgttttaagaattaacaccttGATCCCCAATTAATAGCTTTCCCCGagtttgtttctactattttaatttgccgggatgtttggttttgagtttcggagtgttttggggcacttagtccctaaaagagagcttaagctttagaatttggactgtagttgaaatagtgtgaagacggcctcggaatggactttcgtcggttctgttagctccgttgggtgattttgggtttaggggcatgttcggattgtgttttggaggttcatagcttatttaggcttgaaatgccgaaaagttaaatttttgaagtttccggtttgatagtgagattttgatgtcggggtcagaatggaattccgaaagttggagtagctccgtagtgttgaatgtgacttgtttgcaaaatttcaggtcattcggacagggtttgatagactttttgatcaaaagtggaaattggaagttttggaaatccttaggcttggattggagagtgatttgtagttttagcgttgtttgatgtgatttgaaggttggaataagttcatatgatgttttagtattggttggcaggtttggttgaggtctcaggggcctcgggtgagtttcgggtgcttaacagaagttgaattggacttaggaaaatttgaTGTTGGTTGAACCTATCATAACTGCACCTGAGTGaatgggatcgcaggtgcggcgccgcagaagcggctaggtgACCATAGAAGCGGGATTAGCCCAGGCTCtagaagccgcaggtgcgagctgtTGGATGCACCTgcggggccgcaggtgcggtaagtgagtcgcagaagcggaaatgggagTTTAATGAAAAGTCGAAGGTGCGACTTGGTCTacgcagaagcgggaccacaggtgcggtcccAGAGCTGCAGATACGGTTTCACTTGTCAGAAAAGGGGCAAAACAAGGGTTTAGTCTCAAAACTTAGAAAATTGATTTGGGATCTCGAGATttgcgattttgagagagattctCACCTAggtgttttgggtaagtaattcttactctattttgattaatttccacgaatctatgcttaaattcatcctttgaattcgaatttgggatGAAAGTTTGGAGAAACAAttgggaaaagttcttaggcctaattttggagttttgatcaagattttgatATCAAATTGTAGTAACGTctgtatatatgaactcgtgagagtgtgagaattctaaatttgtaaattttacccgattccgaggcgtgggcccgggggcattttggtcatttttctaatttcgtgtattagcttagaataattagtggaatcagtcatttgaagttatatttacattatacaattgatttgaatagatttgggccatttggagtcgagtactcgtggcaagagcatggttttgCGTTGATTTtttagtcggttcgaggtaagtgtcttgcctaaccttgtgtggggaaactccccttaggatttggtattgttgatatttgtgatgccttgtacatgaggtgacgagtgcgtacttgtgctaattattaaaaatcttgttttcatcaagtaactataactgtgtttcctttcctgtttatactacttgcaatttaagcctactattagcttaggaaagcatgtctaattgacttaattgctttacttgctcaaattgctttatttgaattatgtgcagcatgctaggttagacaTACCtgtttaccttggtatgaaattttgaTTGAACTGAATATTCtccgtgttgctgctgtgtgtttacttttgggcTACGGACGGTATACCGAGAGATCCCCcggcatgtttactttgggactacgatttttattccggtagatccccctacaaattatattggaactacggggctgcacccgatagattcccccagtactgaatatttacatttgggattccggtagaaccccgcacaCTATGATTTGGACTACAGGAAAACACCCATGAGATCCACTTATATTTctatttggggactacaggacgttatcctaggagatccccggttgttatctctgtgttgagttgtattccttctgtgattattttgtctctgttatagttgttgttattcttattattatgtGTTACTTCATACtattagcatttaattatattgtcattTTCTATATTGTTTTACCTCGTTTTTCAGTTATAAtaagtagggccctaaccttcttcgtcactactcgaccgaggttaggcttggcacttactgagtaccgttgtggtgtactcatgccctttctgcgcatgtttttcatgtgcagatccaggtactttgactcagCGCCTACTATCCTTGAGAGGCgattctccagagacttcgaggtatatctgtcgcgtccgcagaccgaggagtccctttccattctctcttacagtattagcccttctgtatttacttttgattagcattctggagttagacacttaTAGTTATTCaaaagcttgtgatttcatgagattccgggttttgggaagttaTTCAGTTTGAGATttatattgtatatgccgagcggcatctttaAACCTTCGCTATGTTTATTCCacaatttttatttgttttatctgttgttttcccttttccaaaattattaggctttcctagtcgtagagactaggtaccatcacgatagttcacggagggcgagcTGGGGTCGTGATATTAGTGGTGGATCCTCCGCGTCCATGGTTGATTTTTTGTTATAGCGCTCAGTTGACTCAGCTTTGACTTGTGTAGGTTTTACTcccttttgagctggttttgactttcttgtctatttttgaccaaacactacaagcaagcacaataagttagcttttgggaatacttgtacacacttttaatacaaaactcaagcaaaagtAGCATAAAATAGattagaatccctagttatcaactcccccaaacttaagcttttgcttgtcctcaagcaaacaaagtagTTCCCACCTActcaagataaaagaaaggaaaattcagttgtcCTAAAGCAACGGCATCaagaatcaattgggactaacaattaccctcaactcaaatgcattatcaacaatacacaaccttttagcaccatggctatagtgcgacacaaaagcatcaagagttgattCAACTCATCAAGAAAACTCTTTCTGTTACATTGgtcgttgtggaacccaaactcatactcctaaactctccataagcaaacctTACTTTTATATTGTAGCACTCAGAATaaggattgtggaaaacacactcatctctctcaaaggaaggtcacaagtccggctctaagtaccataagcttgccctttatgtgagtcaccactaatgtaagctcacccaactcaagatcatatagggcttttgtggtgatgtaatgaaggcttttggttcagggtaggatatattggtctaagaaggtttcatcttcccttaagcacttcatttgcttcattgtggcacacattttcttgactctttgagtcatttacttcttctttaagggatagagagacacattgtcactctttcttgttcatttctattctttttctcctttccaatctttccatgcctttcatcttttgcttttattgactcccttcatttcttctacattgttcactttctttttgaatttttggcttttatttctttttctttttgcctttcttttcttcattttgtaccttttatcaattttgcattcctcatctctccccccaaacttatgcttttgctttGTGCCAAGGAAAGATAGGGTGCCAAGAGAGAATCAttttagaacggataaaggcttgtatcatagttattgaaagaataagggttatggctcaacggggttgactaaGGATATCATCATTGGTGGGCTATGAATGTTTTCAAGTCTTAAttaggatcaaggagagcctataatcatttctcaagtcgagtTTCACTTAgtatttcgcctagacaaacattcagggcaagttctagactcattggcctgggacttggacttgcaaatcaatacctcaccacacaaactataggattgctaaagaaacAGAGTCGGGGgtccacaacaaccttagctaagattttagCAACACAAATGATTCCGAGAaatcactcgatgattgtttagtcaacacaagagtctcaaggtcacaactatcaccatcatatacacaccaatttgtttttaaccataaggtcaaaggtaaatatgttaggcccaagtgaagcttttcctgaGGCACCATTTCTCActaactactatttacacaaaaatgaaaagaaaaatagactcaaacctttaagaaggttgtcatgccatccatcatcgggaagagccacccgattcacacaaacttcacctttggaaagaaccgtggcattaagaaaatcaaaggcatATTGATCATTGAAACttgtaaaataagaagctacgaaccgaaaaagaagctattaaatgaaataagaagctatactattaagggaaattgcaaaagaagctatgaagtaaaatgtagaaagtaaactaaatatgtacaatatgggggtttagatgaatatacataagagggaatgaatatatacatgagagagtaactttatatacagaccaagatcgaaaaataacaaaaagtaaaataaatggtaaagtcatatacataccaaaagtgaaaaataagcaTAAAGAACGAAAATAGTATCAACATTACAGACGAACTACCAAATCATCAAAGTGGGGCCATCCCCTCAAATGAAATCtaacattgtcctcaatgctaactaacccaAAAATAAGCTCAAAAGGAAGGGTTGAGAGTAAAGGAAACTCTTTATGGGTCCTTTGTCTTCGGGTCCTATGGCTGCATGGGGTCCTGTTGCTGGGTTCCTGGATCACCTGTCTTGGGAGCCTGTGGCTGGCCAGAAGCAACTCCATTAGTCTCTGCTAGCTCAATCTCTACATCATCAACCCGGGGCATCACTCTCCTCCTCTTGTGCTCTCTCTCAATCTCCTGCTCCTGAACCTGCTTTGTCTGAGCCGCTAGAAGTTGGTCATGTAATAGTAGCTCCAATGGTAAGTGGTCTGCTTCCTTAATCTTCTCCACCTACCCCCTTAATTCCTTCACAGACCCCTTCGAGGCCCGAGTCTTTTTTAGCTTCTTTGTTTGGTTGCTCAGCTCTTGAAGTGATTTCCCTTGAACTGCTATAGCATCCATTATAAGCTTTTGGTTCTCCAGGAGATTCTTCTGGTTGttcagaagctccttgagagactCCTCTACCGAAGCTGGCACTTATGGCTGTGGGGGAACTGATTGGGCTGCCACCGAATTGGATAGCACAGATAACTTAGAAGTtgttgcctgcatccagttgttgatactggagAGTGTTTGACTCAATCTTTGGGCAATCAATGGGTATGTTGAGGAGGATGGAATTTCTGAAGGCATGGAAGTAGATGGTCCGGAGGCAGGATATGGTATAGCAGTGGAAGGCTGTAAATTAGTGACTACCACAactagctcttcagactggccagtagaagtaGTAGCTTTGCCCTTGGATACCTTAGCTTTGGGGTTGTCTGGACCCTTAAAGTTGTACCATGAAAAGGGCATCTTGGGTTTTACCTTGAcatcaaaatttctttttttccaCCTCCTGACCTTCCAAGTACATGGTGAGGAAGTTCGGGAAGGGGTACGATCTATCACCTACATTGACCACTCTGGTGATCACCCTAGACATGATATTCGCGATATTGATCGGGAACCCCGCCATAATAGCAGCCACTATATTTGACTGGGATACCGGCAAGGTGTTTTTGTGAGTAGTGGGGTCTAGTCTGCTGCATACAAAGGTCTCCCAACCCTTTGCCTCAAAGTTTAGGGTGTTCCTCAAGATAGGAACCCCTATTGTCAACCATGCTGGAGTGGTATCCGGGAGAGCTAGGTATTATGCCAACCACGGGCGGGATGCATCATCCATCACCACCTTCTCCAAGTACAATgtctcatcttcatcattgaagccCAGGTATTCATTGATTATTTTCCCATCAAACTTGACTTTCAGGTTCCACACCATAGTCACTTTTGTGTTCTTTTTTATGTGGGAGGCATTGGCGTATAATTCCTTGACTAGTGTTCATTAGCATCTGACACCTTACTAGTGAAGTAATCCCATCCCACTCACTCATTGAAGTGTTGcttcacattggggttgtgaggcagaaGATCCCGCTCTATGAACTGGCGCTCATGAATAAGTGACTTTTGAGGCCACCACTCCCTAAACTTGTGATATGCCAGCTCATTAACAAACCTCCTTTGCCACACCTCATGGTTTCTTATCCTTTCCACACCCCCGGTTTGGGTCTTACCCCCTCCCTCATCATCCGATACTTCATCATCTATTAGATCATGTCTAGGTGACGAAGCTGTAGGTGAGGTTGAAGTTGAAGACTTACTAACCTCTGCTGAGCCATTAGACGACTCAGCAGAAGAGGCAGCAGGAGAAGTAGGAGAGGCTGGGGGTGTAGGTTCATCTCTCAACCTATGTCTCTCCGGGAAATTGGGTACATATGCTAGCATTGAATCAGACTCTGAGGCCTCCCGGGAGGGCAAATACTCACTCCCCTTGGAATGGGAAACAGCTCTATCTGCAGCTCTGATGGTCTTCCTCATTTCCCTAATTGATTTCAGAACTGCTGGGGTCAATTTAATCTATCCTCATCCCCTACCCGGGGAGGACTCCgctttccctttttgtttttcaCTGCCTCTACTAGATTTAACCATTATCTGCAAGTATAATCAGTTGAAAATTATTAGTATGAATACTAGAAAACGCAGTGCAGAAAAGCAGTAGAACATTTGACAGTGCTTGAACAAAATAATAAATTGCGAACTGCAAAAAAGAGAATGCGGCCGCAAAGGCTGCAACGCTGGACCGCAGAAAATGCATCACGGCCGCGGAAGTGTAGAGATCAGACTACCCACCCTCTAATTCTATTTCATCGTGGATCACGGAAAAAAGAAGGGTGGTCGCGGTAGTTGCACTGCTGTCCGCGAAAAATTAACCGCAGACACAAACCCTCATTTATATCTTTCTGAACTTGATCATCGTGATCGCGGTAAGTGCACCGCTGACCGCGGAAAATCAACCGCGGCCGCGAAAGTCAAAATCGGGCCTAGAAAACCTAGGGTTTCAGTTGTTCATGAATTTACACATTTTTAAGCCCCACTAGGTGTTCATTAACCAATTCCAACAATCTAAGTCTAATTTTGATTAACATTAAGAAACCCTAAgtcaaaactaaaagaaaaagaaagaagaagaaataaaaactatcaattaaaagaaaataagtaagaaattAAAGACCAAGGAATGAGTGGAATTACCATATGTGAGATGAGTGGTGAAAAATAAAGTCTAGTACTTATGTCTGTGCAAACTAGGGCGTGGATGAACAGTGGTATATGTTGTTTGAAAGTGAAATGAGCGAAAAGTGTTAAAGGGGCCCTGAGGTTCTATTTATAGACAAACCCTGGGACCCATACAATCTTACCTAGCACGGCCGCAGTAAATACTAGGTTCGCGCTTGTGAAGTACAGAAGGGCTGCCCGATTAAAATGATTGCGGACCGAGGGAAATTGATCGCGGCAGCGATGAGGCACCATTGACCACAATAAATGCACCGCAGATGCAACTGAAACGTCAGAGAAGTCTCATTTTGGACTTTTCAATCCCGCGTCCGCCATCAAATTCCGCCCCCGCGATAAGGCCACCGTTGTTCGCAAAAAATAGTAGCGGTCAAACTTCAGAGAGCAAAATTTTTCCAGCTTGacctgcactgcatcaaacatccctagacacatctcacaaccagttagttcaccaacaaatcctaactacaaagaaaaccaaaaaagaagaaaacacatgggttgcctcccaaaaagcgcctgatttaacgtcgcggcacgacacaggttaccatcaatcacttgagatggatcattgccaccacgtggctgtcatcaaacttgcaaagatagtgcttgactctgttcccattaactctgaagatttcactatttttgttttgcaagtcaagagcaccaaacggagtcacaagcaccacttcaaaaggtccactccattttgacttaaccTTTCCCGGAAACAatcgtaaccgagagttgaacaaaagAACCAAGTCACCCACTTTGAATTCCTTGCTATGGGCAtacttgtcatgtaagtacttcatcttgtccttatacaaggacgagctggaataggcATGAATCCAGAACTCATCAAGTATATTGAGTTGCTCCACCCAGAGATTTGCTGCAACATCCTATTCAAGATTCAACTTTCTCAAGGCCCATATGGTCGTGTGCTCTAACTCAATCGGGATATGGAAatctttcccaaacaccaactgatacagatacataccaatcggagtcttgtaaacAGTCATGTACCCCCACAAAGCATCATTCAGTTTCTTTGACcagtcagtcctatttgcattaaccgtctttgacaatatgttCCTGATCTCCCTATTGCAGACCTCCACTTTCCCACTATCTTGAGGATGGTAAGGGGTAtaaaccttgtgattgacaccatactttgcaagcaaagtgtcaaatgccTTATTGCAGAAATGAGACACTACATCACTAATGAttgctctaggagtgccaaaccgagtaAAGATACTTTTCTTGAGAAAAGCCACAACACtctgggcctcattgttgggtaaagccacgaccTCAACCCACTTTAAAATATAaccaatggccaccagaatgaacgtGTTACCACATGAACTCATGAAAGGTCTCATGAAGTCAACGCCCCATACATCAAATATGTCAACcacaagaatagtggtgagagtcatctcatctttctttgaaattccacctgctctttgacactcatcacatctcttcacaa
Above is a window of Nicotiana tabacum cultivar K326 chromosome 8, ASM71507v2, whole genome shotgun sequence DNA encoding:
- the LOC142163071 gene encoding uncharacterized protein LOC142163071 produces the protein MTLTTILVVDIFDVWGVDFMRPFMSSCGNTFILVAIGYILKWVEVVALPNNEAQSVVAFLKKSIFTRFGTPRAIISDVVSHFCNKAFDTLLAKYGVNHKVYTPYHPQDSGKVEVCNREIRNILSKTVNANRTDWSKKLNDALWGYMTVYKTPIDNG